One genomic window of Elaeis guineensis isolate ETL-2024a chromosome 2, EG11, whole genome shotgun sequence includes the following:
- the LOC140855606 gene encoding ARF guanine-nucleotide exchange factor GNOM-like, giving the protein MGRPRLQNSAINPIQEEPAADAASLAVVVGSGGHDAALACMINSEVSAVLAVMRRNVRWGGRYASAADDHHLEHSLVQSLKSLRRQVFSWGDTRRPWKAVDPSAYLGPFLDVIRSDETGAPITGVALSSVYKILTLEVLDQRAPGAEAAVHALVDAVTSCRFEVTDPASEEAVLMKILQVLLACMRSRASALLSNQHVCTIVNTCFRVVHQAGTKGELLQRFSRHTMHELIRCIFSHLPGVGDGAEIGGVDKHRAAGIKQVENGNGSASSVTDSGDDNFVGGVEVPNGVRIMVEPYGIPCMVEVFHFLCSLLNIAEQIGLSPTPNTIAFDEDVPLFALGLINSAIELGGPSICKHAKLLALVQDELFRNLMQFGLSMSPLILSMVCSIVLNLYQHLRTELKLQLEAFFSCVILRLAQSRYGASYHQQEVAMEALVDFCRQKTFMAEMYANLDCDVTCSNVFEDLANLLSKSAFPVNCPLSSMHVLALDGLIAVIQGMADRIGNAPPRSEEPMELEEYTPFWTVKCEDYSDPDHWVKFVRCRKYIKRRLMIGADHFNRDPKKGLEFLQGTHLLPEKLDPQSVACFFRYTAGLDKNLVGDFLGNHDEFCVQVLHEFAGTFDFQDMNLDTALRLFLETFRLPGESQKIQRVLEAFSERYFEQSPQILVNKDAALLLSYSLILLNTDQHNVQVKKKMTEEDFIRNNRHINGGHDLPREFLSELYHSICRNEIRTIPEQGIGFLEMSPSRWIDLMRKSKKTSPYIVCDSRPYLDHDMFAIMSGPTIAAISVVFDYAEHEEVFLTCVDGFLAVAKISSFHHLEDVLDDLVVSLCKFTTLLNTSLVEEPVMAFGDDTKARLATETVFNIANRYGDHIRTGWRNMLDCILRLHKLGLLPARVASDAADDSELPLDPNQGKPAPSSLSMSHVPVMGTPRRSSGLMGRFSQLLSLDTEEPRSQPTEQQLAAHQRTLQTIQKCHIDTIFTESKFLQADSLLHLARALIWAAGRPQKVTSSPDDEDTAVFCLELLIAITLNNRDRIVLLWQGVYEHIASIVQSTLMPCALVEKAVFGLLRICQRLLPYKENLADELLRSLQLVLKLDARVADAYCENITQEVTRLVKANATHIKSQMGWRTITSLLSITARHPEASEVGFEALVFIMSEGAHLSPANYILCVEASRQFADSRVGLTDRSVHALDLMAESLNSLTRWSRETREAGQEAEKISEGIREMWLRLVQALRKVCLDQREEVRNHALLSLQRCLVGAEGISLSSSSWTQAFDPVIFTMLDDLLEIAQNHSQKDYRNMEGTLLHAMKLLSKVFLQLLQELHGLSSFCKLWLGVLSRMEKYMKVKLRGKRSEKLQELIPELLKNTLLVMKARGILAKRSTIGGDSLWELTWLHVNNIAPSLQSQVFAGQELEQEVDAKPKESGTPIEPNSSSSRPQDEAPADQSGG; this is encoded by the exons ATGGGCCGCCCTCGCCTCCAGAATTCTGCCATCAACCCGATCCAGGAGGAACCCGCGGCCGATGCCGCCTCTTTGGCCGTCGTCGTCGGCAGTGGCGGCCACGACGCGGCCCTCGCATGCATGATCAACTCGGAGGTGAGCGCCGTCCTCGCCGTGATGCGCCGCAACGTCCGGTGGGGCGGCCGCTACGCCTCCGCTGCCGACGACCACCATCTCGAGCACTCCCTCGTCCAGTCCCTCAAGTCCCTCCGCCGGCAGGTCTTCTCCTGGGGGGACACCCGCCGCCCGTGGAAAGCCGTCGACCCCTCGGCCTACCTTGGCCCCTTCCTCGACGTGATCCGCTCCGACGAGACCGGCGCTCCCATCACCGGCGTTGCCCTCTCCTCCGTCTACAAGATCCTCACCCTCGAGGTGCTCGACCAGCGAGCTCCCGGTGCCGAGGCCGCTGTGCACGCCCTTGTCGATGCCGTCACGAGCTGCCGGTTCGAGGTGACCGATCCTGCCTCGGAGGAGGCCGTGCTGATGAAGATCCTGCAGGTGCTGCTCGCGTGCATGAGAAGCCGGGCGTCGGCGCTGCTCAGCAACCAGCATGTGTGCACGATCGTGAACACGTGCTTCCGGGTCGTCCACCAGGCTGGTACCAAGGGGGAGCTGCTGCAGAGGTTCTCCCGCCACACAATGCATGAGCTTATCCGATGCATCTTCTCGCACTTGCCTGGTGTCGGAGATGGCGCAGAG ATTGGTGGGGTCGACAAGCATCGGGCTGCTGGGATCAAGCAAGTGGAGAATGGAAATGGAAGCGCCAGCtctgtgactgactctggagatGATAATTTTGTAGGGGGGGTGGAGGTGCCGAACGGTGTAAGAATCATGGTGGAGCCATATGGAATTCCTTGCATGGTAGAGGTCTTTCACTTCTTGTGTTCTCTTTTGAACATTGCTGAGCAAATTGGGTTAAGTCCTACGCCCAATACTATTGCTTTTGACGAGGATGTGCCACTTTTTGCGCTTGGGTTGATCAATTCAGCCATTGAGCTGGGAGGTCCTTCTATATGTAAGCACGCAAAACTGCTAGCTTTGGTGCAAGACGAGCTCTTCCGGAATCTGATGCAGTTTGGTTTATCAATGAGCCCACTTATTTTATCGATGGTTTGTAGCATTGTTCTGAATCTTTACCAACACTTGCGAACAGAGCTGAAATTGCAGCTGGAGGCATTCTTCTCGTGTGTGATATTGAGGCTTGCACAGAGCCGGTATGGGGCTAGCTATCATCAGCAGGAGGTTGCCATGGAGGCTCTTGTGGACTTCTGCCGGCAGAAGACTTTTATGGCAGAGATGTATGCTAACTTGGATTGTGATGTAACCTGCAGCAACGTGTTTGAAGACCTTGCCAACCTTCTTTCAAAGAGTGCATTTCCAGTGAACTGCCCATTGTCTTCAATGCATGTTCTTGCCTTGGATGGTCTGATTGCAGTGATTCAGGGAATGGCCGATAGAATAGGCAATGCACCTCCACGTTCAGAAGAACCTATGGAGCTTGAGGAATATACTCCATTTTGGACAGTCAAGTGTGAGGATTATTCTGATCCTGACCATTGGGTTAAGTTTGTTCGGTGCAGGAAGTATATCAAGAGGAGGCTGATGATTGGTGCTGATCACTTCAACAGGGACCCAAAGAAAGGGTTGGAGTTTCTGCAAGGAACCCATCTCTTACCTGAAAAGCTCGACCCCCAGAGTGTGGCATGCTTTTTCAGATACACTGCTGGCTTGGATAAGAACCTTGTCGGGGATTTCTTAGGCAACCATGACGAGTTTTGTGTTCAGGTTCTTCACGAATTTGCTGGGACCTTTGATTTCCAGGACATGAATCTTGATACTGCTTTGAGGCTCTTTCTGGAGACATTCCGGCTGCCAGGTGAATCGCAGAAGATACAGAGAGTTCTTGAGGCTTTCTCAGAGAGATACTTTGAACAGTCACCACAAATTCTTGTCAACAAGGATGCTGCCCTCTTGCTGTCATACTCGCTTATCTTGCTTAACACGGATCAGCACAATGTGCAAGTGAAGAAGAAGATGACTGAAGAGGACTTCATTCGGAACAACCGCCACATAAATGGTGGGCATGACCTCCCAAGGGAATTCTTGTCAGAGCTCTACCATTCAATCTGCAGGAATGAGATAAGAACCATCCCTGAGCAAGGCATTGGTTTTCTTGAGATGTCTCCCAGTCGTTGGATTGACCTGATGAGGAAGTCGAAGAAAACATCTCCATACATTGTCTGTGATTCTCGGCCATACCTTGATCATGACATGTTCGCCATCATGTCGGGCCCTACTATTGCTGCAATATCGGTGGTGTTTGATTATGCAGAACATGAAGAAGTTTTTCTAACATGTGTAGATGGGTTCCTAGCTGTTGCAAAGATATCTTCCTTCCATCATCTTGAGGATGTATTGGATGATCTAGTTGTGTCCCTCTGCAAATTTACAACCCTTTTGAACACTTCTTTGGTTGAGGAACCGGTCATGGCCTTTGGCGATGACACCAAAGCTAGGTTAGCAACAGAGACAGTTTTCAACATAGCTAATAGGTATGGTGACCATATACGCACTGGCTGGAGAAATATGCTGGACTGCATCTTAAGGCTACACAAGCTTGGCCTTCTTCCCGCTCGTGTTGCTAGTGATGCAGCTGATGATTCAGAATTGCCTTTGGATCCGAATCAAGGGAAGCCTGCTCCCAGCTCTCTTTCCATGTCTCATGTTCCAGTTATGGGTACCCCTCGTAGATCCTCGGGGTTAATGGGAAGGTTTAGCCAACTCTTATCTCTTGACACAGAAGAACCAAGATCACAGCCAACTGAACAACAACTTGCTGCTCACCAAAGAACTCTTCAAACAATACAGAAGTGCCACATAGACACTATATTCACAGAAAGCAAGTTCCTACAAGCTGATTCACTGTTGCATCTTGCCAGGGCACTAATTTGGGCAGCTGGCCGGCCTCAGAAGGTAACCAGCTCACCTGATGATGAAGACACAGCAGTTTTTTGCTTGGAGCTGCTAATTGCCATTACATTGAACAACCGAGATAGAATTGTGCTTCTCTGGCAGGGTGTTTATGAGCACATTGCCAGTATAGTTCAGTCTACTCTGATGCCATGTGCACTTGTGGAGAAGGCAGTTTTTGGACTACTCCGCATTTGCCAGAGGTTACTGCCCTACAAAGAGAACCTGGCTGATGAGCTCTTAAGGTCACTGCAGTTGGTTTTGAAGCTTGATGCCCGTGTAGCAGATGCTTATTGTGAGAACATCACACAAGAAGTCACACGCCTAGTTAAGGCAAATGCTACTCATATAAAATCTCAGATGGGTTGGCGGACTATCACATCCTTGCTTTCCATCACAGCTCGCCATCCAGAGGCTTCAGAAGTAGGGTTTGAGGCATTGGTGTTTATCATGTCCGAAGGGGCTCACCTTTCACCAGCCAATTATATTCTGTGTGTAGAAGCCTCAAGACAGTTTGCAGATTCTCGGGTTGGACTAACAGATAGATCTGTCCATGCATTGGATCTGATGGCGGAATCCCTGAATTCTTTAACTCGCTGGTCTCGTGAGACTAGGGAAGCAGGCCAAGAAGCTGAGAAGATATCAGAAGGAATCAGGGAGATGTGGCTCAGGTTGGTGCAAGCATTGAGGAAAGTGTGCCTGGATCAAAGAGAGGAAGTGAGGAATCATGCCCTGTTGTCATTGCAGAGATGCCTGGTGGGAGCAGAAGGAATTTCCCTCTCATCATCATCTTGGACACAGGCTTTTGATCCTGTTATATTCACAATGCTGGATGACTTGCTGGAGATTGCTCAAAATCATTCGCAAAAAGATTACCGGAACATGGAGGGAACCCTTTTGCATGCCATGAAGTTACTTTCCAAGGTCTTTTTGCAGCTGTTACAAGAACTCCATGGACTGAGCAGCTTCTGCAAGCTGTGGCTGGGAGTTCTTAGCAGGATGGAGAAGTACATGAAGGTTAAGCTGAGAGGCAAGCGAAGTGAGAAGCTGCAAGAATTGATCCCGGAGCTCCTTAAAAACACACTGCTTGTGATGAAGGCACGTGGGATCCTTGCAAAGAGGAGCACAATAGGTGGAGATAGTTTGTGGGAGTTAACATGGCTTCATGTAAACAACATTGCTCCATCTTTGCAGTCACAAGTGTTCGCAGGACAGGAATTGGAGCAGGAGGTGGATGCCAAGCCAAAGGAATCTGGTACTCCTATAGAACCTAACAGCAGTAGTTCTAGGCCCCAGGACGAGGCACCAGCAGATCAGTCTGGAGGCTAA